One window of the Lactococcus lactis genome contains the following:
- a CDS encoding serine hydrolase has protein sequence MKKIAIIFCSFLISLSVLSGFSVSAATTPTTNDFTVAAKSAIAIDASSGKILYAQNADDASTRIASITKLLTAYLVYKNVAENKLTWNTKVPISDYAYELTQNSNASNIPLAQNGQYTVKDLLNALLLPSANSAAVALAEKIAGSEPKFVDMMTKQMKDWGITDSHLVNASGLPNDDLNGHIYPGSGASATNTMSAKAVATLSYHLIQDFPEILKITKKTEIPFDTGNEAKMTLTNTNQMLSGFSTSRTGVDGLKTGSTSFQIDCFAGTTNQNGFRIITVVLEATDPAADNSTPFTLTNQLMNYVYGHWRTTSLVQKNQSLDDFKEITVTDGKEKSVQLVAPQNITPVVPYATDGSADTKSLTVKFSKEKTASVEATVTKNQKLVTLSTTVKDSLGYLPNCTAEQIPLVAKKTVPRSSAPKVFWNHFVNFVNEKL, from the coding sequence ATGAAAAAAATTGCAATTATTTTTTGTAGTTTCCTGATTAGTCTGTCAGTCCTTTCGGGCTTTTCTGTCAGTGCTGCTACGACTCCAACGACAAATGATTTTACAGTTGCTGCTAAATCAGCAATTGCTATTGATGCCTCAAGTGGTAAAATTTTATACGCGCAAAATGCTGATGATGCAAGCACTCGGATCGCCTCTATCACTAAATTACTGACAGCCTATTTAGTTTACAAAAATGTAGCTGAAAATAAATTGACTTGGAATACTAAAGTTCCTATTTCAGATTATGCTTATGAATTAACTCAAAATTCTAATGCTTCCAATATTCCCCTTGCTCAAAATGGTCAATATACTGTCAAAGATTTATTGAATGCTTTACTTCTTCCGTCAGCAAATTCTGCTGCTGTCGCTTTAGCTGAAAAAATTGCTGGTTCAGAACCAAAATTTGTTGATATGATGACAAAACAAATGAAAGACTGGGGAATTACTGACAGCCATCTCGTCAATGCTTCTGGCTTACCAAATGATGATTTAAACGGTCATATTTATCCAGGGTCTGGTGCCTCAGCAACAAACACAATGAGCGCAAAGGCTGTAGCAACACTTAGTTATCATCTTATTCAAGATTTTCCAGAAATTCTTAAAATCACTAAAAAAACAGAAATTCCTTTTGATACCGGCAATGAAGCAAAAATGACCTTAACTAATACCAATCAAATGCTTAGTGGTTTTTCTACTTCAAGAACTGGTGTGGATGGCTTGAAAACAGGTTCAACAAGTTTTCAAATTGACTGTTTTGCTGGAACAACAAATCAAAACGGTTTTAGAATCATTACGGTTGTTTTAGAAGCTACAGATCCTGCTGCTGACAACTCAACTCCTTTCACTCTCACAAATCAACTGATGAACTATGTTTATGGTCATTGGCGTACGACCAGTCTTGTGCAAAAAAATCAATCCTTAGATGATTTTAAAGAAATTACTGTGACTGATGGAAAAGAAAAATCTGTTCAACTCGTTGCTCCACAAAATATCACTCCCGTTGTTCCTTACGCTACAGATGGTAGTGCAGATACAAAATCACTGACAGTCAAATTCAGTAAGGAAAAAACAGCCTCCGTTGAAGCAACTGTGACTAAAAACCAAAAACTTGTCACTCTTTCTACTACAGTAAAGGATAGTTTAGGCTATCTTCCAAATTGTACCGCAGAACAAATTCCATTGGTTGCTAAGAAAACTGTCCCCCGTAGTAGCGCTCCAAAGGTTTTTTGGAATCATTTTGTAAATTTTGTTAATGAAAAACTCTAA